The region TCAGCACTGTACAACATTTCACTGCTTGTGGTGAGTTTTTTGAGTTAGTAAAAAGGAAGTAGAATTCtattccacagctgaaactaaattttctttttcactatATAATCTCCAAATCAAGCATCAGCACAATATATACAAcactttcaaaataatttgaatataCATAAGTGCACATTGTTACAGTGTGTGCCCTTTTCCTCTATTAGATTATAATAAGAAGGTTAGCCTATCCTGTATGATTTATCTTTAATGTTTGAAAAGTATGTCTCCAGCATTTTAATCGAGCTGTTAACTGTGTAAACATAGTGACTAATTATAAATACCCACCAGAATCAGAACAATGAACTGAATGTAGTGTCATCATCCTTGAATAGCGGATTACACAAAATGACAGACTGGCCCTGCCTTACCAACcttttcaaactgttttttgtttgcttttaagaTTTTAGaacatgtttacatttttttcctaaaaagatACAGAATCTGTGATTTCCTTATGCATAGATCAGTTGCAACTGATTTCACATATTCTTGGGTACGAatgctaatatttttttttatttgtcctcTCGCACCAGAGTTCCTTAACGTTTGAGCTCTTCTCCGTCATGGTTCACTCAGGAAGTGCAGCTGGTGGCCACTACTACGCCTGCATCAAGTCCTTCAGTGATGGACAGTGGTACAGTTTTAATGACCAACATGTCAGCAAGGTAactgcacacaacaaagcagcCAGCCATTAGCCCCTGAAATTGTAAAAGAAATTGCCATTCCATGTAAGACTGCTCagttttctatcctttatttaatCAGTCTTTTAGGTCAGTGTTTCTAAATCTTTTCCTCCTCACAGCAGACACATTTGCACCATGCACACACATTTATATATCACCGGCCTGACATTAACACATAACAAAatttatttcagcatttcgtCATTTTTCATGAAGTGTGTAGTCATCTTACCCTGGCAGGAGTTGATGATCATGAAGCACTGAGCACTTGTTCAACCAGTCTCCAATgttctctttgttttttttatgccaAACTTAAAAAATCTGAACTCACACCACACGCAATTCCCACATGAAAAGTTATAGAGCGTGGCCTCTTTATCATATTTATACAACATGAAACACGACACATCACACAATTAATGTTTAaactaattaattattttgtcttttctcataTGTAGCTTTTCCAAAATTCTGTAGCACTCCCATTAATGTCAGAAGGCCCAAAGGGAAAAAATGCTGGGGTAAATAGCTGATTGAAAACTGCTTGCTCCTTAAAGTTACTTACCAGCACATTTGAAATTGTATCTTTAGTGGTCTAGTTTAGGTTTTGGGGTTATCAATTGAAATGTGGtttgttctgaattgcagatTACTCAAGATGACATTAGGAAAACATATGGTGGAACCTCAGGAACCAGAGGTTATTATTCTAGTGCCTTTGCCAGGTTAGTTGTAAATGCCTTTTCTATATGACAGGTTTATGGACTCCTGGAAAGctgtgtttgaaatgtttttgacacttcagttttgttttcttattaatacattattattcTATGAATCCCATATACTGTTTATTTGGTAGAGGGATTAACCTTGAATTAAACATCAACATCAGTAGCTGAAGCTAATTTTTTAACAGTGTCGCCAAACTTTTACTGAATAGTAGTTTCTTCAGACTGAATAATCAACCTTTTTTCCAATTTCAATAGTTCTACAAATGCGTATATGCTGATCTACAGACTAAAGGATCCTTCAAGGAATGCAAGTAAGTTATTGAAAAAGAGCCACTTTCGATATTTGTGGTGTTATACCACTGATTTGTATAATTGTAGCATCACATTTTTCTCTCAAATGAAGAGGAGgctagtgcaaaaaaaaaagctatcgTATGTTTCAAGGCATGTATAGCTAACAAAATGGTTGGATCAGTACTGCTTCTTGTCATCTGTTTTCAcgttaacattttattattgatGATGTTTGACTGCGTAGAGTATTTGGAGGTTCAAGACTTCCCTGCCCATATAACGCGTCTAGTGCAGAAGGAGAAGGATCTGGAGGAGCAGGAAAAGAAGCAACGTGAAATAGAACGCAACACATGCAAGGTATGAGGCCCTTGCTAGACGTGGCTGGCTGCCATGTTTTACCTGTGTCAAGAGAGATTcctatttataataaaataggAAGAATAATAGAAATACCTTCTTTTGCACTTATATTttcataaccttttttttttctccacatagATTAAGCTGTTTTGCATGCACCCAGTGAAGATGCTTATGATGGAAAACAGACTCGAGGTTCACAAGGATAAGACACTGAAGGAAGCTGTTGAAATTGCATACAAGGTACAGAAAGTATCTAGAACTACATAAGTCTTTAATGATAGTATTTCATGCAATTGTTTGGTGGTATTCTAAAGTGAAATATGGAttcgtgtttttatttttaacatttgatgCAGAACACGCACATTTCTGTAGTATCAATTgcaactttcatttttttcctttaaaaatatgtaGTATGTCATAATGGGTGTTTTGCCACACACGTGAAATAGCAAGACCTAAGTAACATTTTCCATAATTTGTAGCCATGCACACTTCAAAAATACACCGTAAACCAGGGAACCTCCTCGGAAGATGCATATATACATCACTTTCTCTGGTCACAGTAAGTTATGCGAAGTTGATGTGCCCTGAAACAACTGTCCATGGCTTCTAGTCTTAATGGTGTGTTTGcaaaaggaaaaattaaaagtCTCTTTAGAGACACTTCGCCTCCCAGCATAGTGAACCAGAAACAGCTGATGTTAATACCCGTAAGTCATAGGTGTTAATAAACATTGATATGTTTCAACACAATATCATGTCGTGGATTTCTAGTCAAAGTGAGTATTAACAATAAATCTTCTCTTTAATATTGTGTACAGAATGTTCACAGATTGAACATTTGTGTTCCTTTGTTGCTTTAATTTTGTCCTTTTTCTTATGTGAAGCTCATGGACCTGGATGGGATAGTTCCCCTGAACTGCTGCCGCCTTGTTAAATACGATGAATTCCATGAGTATCTGGAGAGGTCATATGAAGGAGAGGAGGATACTCCAATGGGCCTTCTCCTGGGTGGAGTGAAGTCATCCTACATGTTTGACTTATTACTGGAAACAAGGAGGCCAGAACAAGTCTTCCAGCCATACAAACCAGGAGGTGAAAATTAGTCTCAAACACTGCTTTGCTTGCTTCCAGTTAGAAAATCAAGCTGCGGTTTTTCTGGCCTGCAATACGTACTGTGACCACAAGATGTCCTATTGTGTTTAGAACTGAATTATACCAATTTGCTCCATCAGCATTTGGTATAGACTTGCTAAATAGAAATAGACTTGCTGGTTGATATTTCTCTCATAAATCTATAGCTTTCTACAAATATCCTTGATTGCACCTGATAATATTTTTAGGAGCAAGCCAAATCTATGTCACGCTGTTTACAGCAGATGACATACTGAAGTTGTCTGAATGGTTTGGTTAAATCAGTGACTCATAGCCTCTCTTGCACACATAACAGGCCTGTTTAGCTTAGTCAGAATGCTGTAATGCACATATTGCCCATACATAGATGCACAGTCAAGCTATGGTGTTAAAGAAGTTCTGTACCCATTGATCCATTTCTTCTTGATTGTGGATCCTCGTTGAAATCAGCTGCTTTGGGTCTTGTATTCCTCGCAGAGGTGATGGTGAAAGTGCATGTTGTTGATCTGAAGACTGAGGTGATAGCCTCTCCTGTCAGTGTCAGAGCTTACCTGAACCAGACCGTCACAGAGTTCAAACAGCTAATATCACAGGTAGGAGATTCATTGATATGATGTCCAATCGTTTGTCTTGCATAAAACAAatggtttaatgtttttttatttttaatgtattgatgatgatgatatacCTCTCATGAGTAATGTGTGTGACGTGAATTCACACGTTGTACAAGCTATAAAACTTAATGGAGCTATTTCTCTCTCCAGAAAATTCTTATAGGTTATTTGGACAAACTGTGATAGAGTTTAATGGTGATCTTGTAGGGTAGGCAAGATGTTAAATTGttcacaaaatgtataataatactGAATACGTTAACCATTATGTCATAATTCAAATGCAAATACTGTTTCTGTTTGATAGGCAACTGGGCTCTCAGCTGAAACTATGCGCATAGTACTGGAGCGTTGCTATAATGACTTAAGGCTCCTCTATGTACCTAACAAGACACTGAAAGCAGAGGGGTTCTTCAGGAGTAACAAGGTCAGTCCATTTGTTTACataacagtacagcacagtaagtggtgaaatatttccatattaaatttaggaatcagaatttttttgttgaaaatacCTATGTACTTCTGCTCTTAAAACAATTTTTGCTGTCCATCTGGGCTAATTCATCAGATTTAGCTGCCTTAAGTGTTTGAAGATGCTGTCTTCTGAGTGCATCGTTAGATCATCGCTCTCTCTGTTGTGGCTCAGCTgctgttttgttattgtttttatgtagAATTGTTGAAGTGTCAGTGACCTGAGGAAATAGTTTCTCATCAGGTGGTGaaagcatatatatatagttacaGATGTGTTTCAATGTCATAATTTCTAATTTGAATAAATGGTTAAATTTTGCTAGTAAAGCTTCTAATAGTTTTTAGCCATAAAGTCAGCAAAGTaatgaaaaatgattaaaagaatCAGCAAATATATTTAGCAGAATGAAGTTCTGGAAagtaatattttgtttgttaattTCAGGTTTTTGTCGAAAGCTCCGATTCAACAGATCATCAAGTCACTTTCACGGATTCACTTTTATGGAAGCTGCTTGACCGCCATGGAAACACTATTAGACTGTTTGTTTCATTGCCTGAGCAATCTCCAGGTTCCCATGCAAGCAGAACTCTTTGCCAAAAAGGTGGTGGAGATTCAGGCCATTTGGAAGACAACTTTGAAATGGTAAAGGGCAACAGAAAATCGGTGGAGGCCATTTTGGAGGAAAGCACAGAGAAACTGAAAAACCTGTCTCTCCAACAGCAGCAGGGAGGAGGGAACGGAGACAGCCTCAAAAGCTCAGATGCTAGTGACTTTGAACACATTGAGTCACCCTCACAGGAGGCCGACTCTTCAATGTCAGTAGACAACAGAGAGCTGGAGAACCGGATTCAGACCTCGGATCCAGAGAACAACTTTCAGTCAGAAGAGCGTTCCGACTCGGATATAAACAACGATCGCAGTACCAGCTCGGTGGACAGCGATATCCTCAGCTCCAGCCACAGCAGTGACACGTTGTGCAATGCTGACAATGCCCCCATCCCCTTAGCCAATGGCCTTGACTCTCACAGCATCACCTGCAGTCGGAGGTCAAAAGCgaatgagggaaaaaaagagacGTGGGACACAGCAGAGGAGGATTCTGGGACAGACAGCGAGTATGATGAGAATGGCAAGAATAAAGGAGAGACCCAGTACATGTACTTCAGAGCAGAGCCATATTCTGCAGATGAAAGCTCTGgagaaagacaaaaatgtaTGTCTCTCCATATAATCTTCAGGGGCTGAAAAGAAGTGATTCTTATGGGTTGTTTTGGATTCCTGGGGAAGAGCTGCTAATATTCTAGGGGAATAAAATGTTGTAATTGAATAAAATACTGTTCTGTAGAGTTCTTTTTCCATTCAGCATCTGTTTAAGCACAGTTAATTAAGTTATGAAAAAAGCTGACAAAGGAAAGGTAAAttttaaagataaattataAGGAAAAAGACATAATTTGGTTGGTTTTTCAAATTCTGTTGTTGCTGTATGGTGTAATTAGCCGTATTAATAGATTTATTAATgtcattttaagaaatgttttttaatactTTGAGCCTTTAATCAAAACctgatttaaaatacaatatgactttgtattttgtatgttaTAAACGTTTCTTCATAGTGATTGTGTTAGTAAAATTGCATGTGAATACTATTTAAGTTTAGTCTGATTTTGCttgtttaaatacttttaatttGTAGTGCACTCAGAGTACACAGTGGTGCTGGAATCGTTGTTTATATCCTTGTCAGAGTTCTCTTCTAACAGAGTCGGTCTTTTAATATGTGATGAAATGTCTTGTAGGTCTGTTGGTCCATGTTGATAAAAGAATCACACTTGTGGCATTTAAACAAAATTTGGAGCCATTTGTGGGAGTTCCATCCTCTCAATTCAAGGTCTTCCGGGTCTATGCCAACAACCAGGAGTTTGAGAGTGTGCGACTCAATGAAAcactttcttcattttcagaTGATAATAAGGTGAGTGACTTTGAAAGTTGTCAGTTTTGAGTGCGACGTCTCAGCGTtttgtgtttcagaaaaaatGCCTCATAGACGACCCTGTTTTCTTTTGACACAGATAACAATAAGGTTAGGAAGAGCACTGAAAAAGGGGGAGTATCGAGTTAAAGTTTACCAGCTTCTGGTGAATGATCCAGAGGTAAGCACTGAACAGAAAAGGATTCCTTTTTGATGACTTATCACTGTATCACTACAGCATTGAAAATGTGtgccagctgtttttttagtCGGGACAAGtgactaaaatatttttagctcTCCTGGCACTTTACACTGATTACTAGTAATGTTTTATAGTAAGGGAAATTTACCTTATGAAGTTGAatactttaaacatttttttaatgtgccaCATGTATTGTTTTCCACACCTGAATTCAGCCTTGCAAGTTTTTAGTGGATGCAGTATTTGCTAAAGGAATGACAGTCCGGCAGTCTAAAGAGGAGCTTTTGCCTCAGCTCAGGGATCTTTGCAGACTGGATCTCAGCATTGACAGGTGAGTAATATtgcacagaaacagaaaaacgtTTAGGAAAGACAGggggaaaaataatttatacagCAGATTTTTCGGTAAGTAGTCTGCAGTCTTGTTTTGGAGATATTTTTAAGTGGCAGATGACTTAAGAAATAGACTTCTTTTAATATATCGGTTTGTCTTTTGCCACAGGAAAAGATTTTTCCAGAACTGCTGCCCTGTCCAATGCCAGTACAGATGAAAGCATATTTGCTTCTTGCTCACAGTGACACTGGCTGCATAAAAAACTTGCCTTAGTCCAAGACAAAAGCACTATTTTTTAACCTGTCCAGCAGGAATTGACTCATTGATTTTGCTATTATGttggttattatttaaaatgtcatttttaaacgAAATAACTTTCATGTTAAATGATAATtgcattgttttacattttatgcaTGTTAGATATGTAAAAAGTTTCTTTATGTACAGTTACTAAGAGTCACACCTgtgacctttttaaaaatagagaCCCCGAGATatggaacaacaacaacaataaaaaatgtatcatCTACAtccttttattataatttctctgatatataaataaaaagtcttaaaggAATGTGTTATATACCTGTAACATTATTTTTCCACAGGTTTCGTCTGAGGAAGAAAACCTGGAAGAATCCTGGAACAGTATTTCTGGACTATCATGTTTATGAGGAAGACATAAACATCTCTAGTAACTGGGAAGTCTTCCTTGAAGTTCTTGATGGTAATTGTTTCTATTAGTGCATTAGTAAAATTTTAAACTGCATTTACAGTTTATAACTCTAAAATATTTGCTGTTGTTCTTTGTAACTGGGGGGTTAGTCTAGCCAACAAGTTATTATAATTGTGTATAATTATGAAAAGGGTAATTTATACAGCGTATTTATTAGACCTTTTATTCAGTTGCATTTAGCTGCTTGAAAGCTATTGATATTGTAGAGCCAATACAAAGCTAAATCTTTTTAGTCTGAAACATAGAAAGTTACTAGATTAAAGCATTCAAATCATGAGAGGCCATTCATCTACACAGCTTAATGGATTTTTTCCAAAGTAGTAACAGTAGGAACTGGCCATTCATAACAGAAGACACACTTGAAAACAAGCAAGAGATGTTGAATTTCTAACCTTGTGTTCTGACTTCTGACTCATGAGTGTTTTTGTTGATCCTGTAGGCTCTGTGAGCTCTCTATCGGCTGCCTGTTTGGGTGATCGCATAATAAAGAGTTTGAAATTCACCTCCCCAGTGCTTCTTGTCACGCCAGGGTGTCTTCTCCGCGCTGTGTTGCACACCTACAGTAGCTGTTGCTCTGTCCTTTCACACTCCCTGCAGAACCGGAGAGGATGAAATCGATGTCTCAGCTCGCAGTGCTGACGCGGCGATGGAGTCCTGCGCAGATGAAGTTAGAGCCGTTCCGGGAGGCGGTTCTGGAGAGCAGCAGTGTTGatgaactgaaagaaaaagtgAGCTGccacattttagcatttcagtCCCCTTGCCTTAAGACTGAATTATATAAggaatgtataaatatattttgcatttgtgGTAGACACTCTGTTGCCGTTTGAATTTGCATCCACGCTTTTTGATTGTTTACTTCAgactaaattaatattttatcacTGATAATGGAATCCTTACACCTTCTCATACAGGCAAACACTGTTAAACTGTCTTAAGTAACAACTGTTTATTCCTGTATTTCCACCACTTGTGGTGGTTTAGTGAACTTGCAATgtcttgtttttcagctcagtGAAATAAGTGGAATTCCTCTAGAAAATGTAGAATTTGCAAaggtaatatatttttttttacattttaaaatgttactttgtgTTTGTTGATGTAAAACAGTAGAATTCtatgaatattgtttttcatctgttattaaaaaaaaaagaaaaaatgctttgGTTAAAcagctctattttgtttttctgcttatTTCTTGTATTTCTGTATTAAAGGGCAGAGGAACATTTCCATGTGACATCTCAGTACTGGAGATTCATCAGGATTTGGATTGGAATCCTAAAGTTTCAACTTTGAACGTCTGGCCTCTCTACATCTGTGATGATGGTGCCGTTGTCTTTTACAGGTAAAACACTGCTATAGATATAGTGCAAAACATATGACTTCATGTAGAGTTCAGAATTTACATCGTTAGCTTAAGCTCTCAGTCTGACTTAATGTCCATAATACAACCAATAATTTCTTACAGCCTTTAACTTAATTGAAATGCATATACACACATACATAGAGTAGCAGATTTATGTATTGATACCCTTCATCTCCAACAATGTTGTTTGCTAATTTATTAAgcttaatacagtataattttagACTGTACTTAAAACTATACTTATATTTTAAACCAGTGTCTCTTCCATGTTTGTGGAAAACACATTTAGGAAGTGGTAGTTCATTTCCTGTGCATATGCAATTTAAATTACAGGgtgtgaaaatatatttctataacATCCTACATTTATTACCTAACATTTTCAGTCAAAAGCTAAATTATGCTTTGCCCATTTATAAATGTATGCTGAACCTTTAAGGTAAATCCTTTATGTTCATgcaaacatatatttttaaaacataagtaTGCTTACAGAAAAGGAGGGAATTTAGTTTTTTCTGGCTGTCAGACAAACCATTTGTGTAAAGAGACACCCACTCTGGAGTAGCTCATTCTGGCTTACCTAAAGATCCCCCTTAATTCATTTGGTGAAGCATTTGTGGTGCCATGAATCAACCAGATAGctcctatactgtacataaaatgcTTTAGAATGGAAAGCCATTGAAAATGCATTTTGCATGCCAAAAACCTAGGAAGAACAATCATCCTCAAacagacccctgtggtactCATTACATTGCTCCATTTTGAGCATTTAAGCCTTATTTAATAAACCCTTATGTTTAAAGTTGATCTTATAAATTAGCCTTAATTAGCATTTCCCTAGCCTTACATGTAATAAGATTTTTTGGTTTATAATTAGTCTAGTTTTCTGCCCTTTGTATGGATGAGTGCTGCATTACCCTATCTTACTATTACCCTGTTTTGCTTCTTTAAGTACAATTGTTAGAGTACCATCAGGATCTGGAGATTTATCTTAAATGCTTCTAAAGCTTGTGAAATTTGTCTCTATTGTGCTGAAGTGATATATTGCTAATCTCTTTCCTCCTACTACAGTTTCATTGTTTAAATTTAGTGGTTGTCACTAATGTCTGTTAATcaagtcacatttttgtatcttTCCTTTGGAAGTATAAATGTATGATGTCTCATGAATTATTAGGtattaatacaaaatatgatTCCTGTAATCATAAGGATTATTATCTGTATTGTGAGATTTTCTGTCATATCACCTATAGTGTTTACTCTTGAAAATTGTAAAGTGGTGTTTGAATATGTAAAGTTGTCATGTTGTTTTGTAATTCTTTAATACATCTGTAACTCATTCAGAAGGTAATCCTACTGCATTCAGTAGTTTGTAATTAGTCTTGCATTTAGAATCTGTCCTGTGAGGTTGTATGTTTTAGTCAGAGCAATGCAGTTAAGTCTAGAGATGCTCATAgctctcattttttaaatttagagaCAAGTCAGAGGAACTCATGGAGCTATCAGATGAAGAGAGAAATGAGCTCATGAAAAAGGAAAGCAGCCGTCTGCTGAAGACAGGTCACCGAGTAAACTACTCACCTCGCAAAGAGAAAGCACTGAAGATCTATTTGGATGGTGCACCAAATAAAGACTCAGGCCAAGACTGAAGCTGGCTCTGTTCTCTGGAGTAGAACTCTATAGCTGGCTGCCTGTGGCTATGTAGCATCACCATAGCAGGAATCTTGTTTTGGTGTTAAAACAATACCACCAGTGCTGTATGGCTGATTGCCCACTACTCAGAGCCCTCGCGGTGTAATATGGCTCAGAATAAAGTTGTGCACTATAGTTAATTGTACTGTAAAGTTTAAAGGGAATAGCAAAAGATAAATCAGATAACCTAAAAGAAAACTACATTGAGGATAAAGTAAACAGATGGGTGCACATACTGAGTAGAACAGCTAGGCCTGAACTGGTATTGCTTAGCTTAGTCAGAGCTCTGCAGAGGCCTGAGAAAGAGCCATTCTTTCACACTTGTGCACATTTACCtcatttaattatataaaaaacaattgtatCATAACTTAGTTGAAACTAACCCCAATGATGTCAAAGATAAATCAAAAAGAAATGCTGAGAACAGCTATCTTCCATTCgttcaatattattttaatacaaattatGGGTTGTACCATTCTGGAAAATCAGAAATGTTAAGTGTTCACATACATGATTTCCAATCTTCCTTATTTTGATCAAATTTTGATTCTGGAAATTGAGAAGTATGGGTGTTCATATCCAAAGTTTCCAATTTTACTTATTTTGATCAAATTTTCATTCTGTAAAATGAGAAGTGTAGGTGTTCAGATCCAAGATTTCCAATCTTCCTTACTTTGATCAAACATTAATTGTTGGATGATTTTCAGACTTGGAGTTGAGCAATCTAGTGCTTTCCATCAGCCTTTCTGAGATTGACAGTGTGTATATGTCTGTATGTAAATATCTTTCCATTTGTTGCAGTCCTACTAAATCTGACTTCTCTACCCATCAGTCTCCTAAATTCTGAACGATACTGTGTAATTTTAAATCTACTTGTttatttcatacattttcttttggttGGTACATATTAGTTCTCATACTCCCAAGGCTGCTTGGcttttttgtaaattattttgtctAAGACTTAATGAATGTTAGGTCTGAATTATATGGCACAGGTTTTAATTTTTGTCTGTATTTAACCATCTTTTGTGTATGTAGATAAGTTTTTTTCCCTCTGCACAACAACATAGTATACACATCCcttgaggtgaaaaatgtttCATGGTGTGCGTTTGGGAAGCCCGCTTGAAATGCCCTAATTACAGATAGGGTGCATTGAAAAGCAGGTTTGGCTTTGCTGCACAGTTTTACACTGATAGAGCAGGTGTGCATAGTGTGAAAGCACTGCCTAATTTATTAAACGCAACAAATCACAAAAGAGAAGTGTGGTTTTTGGAAGGTGTCTCATGCTGTTGCAAGCTGTTTACAGTAGACATGCCAATAAAAagtttattatgttttattgttttgagttttaaatCGTGTGAACATAGAAGAGATGATTTTAGAATGGAATTAAAAGGCTTTTTTCATAATTGCAGCATTTTgtcataaattaatatatttacatctaCAAAAATTTAGCTGTATTACCAGTCAAGTCTTTTTTCAGAATAGTAGGAAATCATATTTGAAATTCAAAAGAATCTTGAGTTTAGACTATTACATCTATTTATATGATCCCAGCTCATTCCAGATATTATTCCTTATTATGGAAACCTTCAAACACATGCAGCAGACAAGAGTATATTATTGCAACAGAAATAGGAGAAAAATGTAAAGatctttcatgtttttaatttctattcaagcaaggtacagtatatcactgcaAAATGGAACTGAAGTGATGCAGGCAACAATATTCTCAACTTTAAAGATCAACTTTAAAACACTTAATATTTTGGTGGGTTTTAAttcttttagattttgtgtaagTGTCCAATTGGATAGTACAGAAACAATGgtgatgtttattttccttattacatttttttaaagtaattattttCTGGTTCCCTcaaaaaaatgatttctttGATAAAATGTATCCCTTTTTCCCCCCCAGAGTAAACAAATGTAACAGCAGTTTGTTTCTATCGGTCTGTCACCAGCACACAGTAACCACAATTGAAATGTGTATTTATAATATGCAGTAATACATTTGTAAGTAATAAGTTTGGACGGATTAAAGAAAAGCAACACAGAGAAGTGGATGGTCCTGAACTTGTATCTTAGAGTATATTTTACAAAGAGTAATTTAAGATGACATTTTTCCACAATTTAGCAGAACCCTTGAACTAGGCTAAGGATATAAACACAACTGATATGAGAATATTTGGTCTTATAAGTTGGAACAACTGAATAAAAGATGAagcatatgtatatattttattaaccaGAATCACTTCTGACTAGACTGTAAAGAGTATTTTTACGCAGGATTCTGAAGCCTGTTCCAGCACTTCTGGTTAATTTAAATGTCTATCTCTGAATTATCTTTCTTCGTTTGAAGAGTTTCTGCGTCTTTCACAAAGGGAGCCCCGTCTgccaagaaaaaataacaaccaTGATTGACTAAAGTGAGCAATAGGCTGGTCACTAATGAGTTTGTATTTGAACCGCatgcttattaaaaaaaaaaaacacctgtcaCTCTTGTAAAATATGTCACTTGATTGCTTGGACAAGCAGATGCTAATTTTAGACGCCACATCACAATGTCATAATCGTGTAATTGCAGCATTATCTTACTGTAGATGTAATTACAATTAAACAATAAgcattggtactgtatatactctctAAAGTTGAATATACAAATTTAAACCTAAATTACAGAATTTTTACTGTGTAATTATTTCCTTCTGCTCTGAATACAATTAAACAATAAGTACTTGTATTTACCCACAAAATGAATCAACTAATTACTTAGTTGTACTACTGTGAAATAGTTACAGGGTTTTGATCAATGTAGTGCATCTCAAATTAATGAATGGCAACATCTCCATCTCAGGCCTAATGTGCTCACCATATACATGCTTCAGATTTCATTATATTAATGACAAGTTTAAAAAGAGCAGCTGCTTTTCTGTAGTTACAGTAACAGCATGATAATTCTGCCAAGTATA is a window of Lepisosteus oculatus isolate fLepOcu1 chromosome 21, fLepOcu1.hap2, whole genome shotgun sequence DNA encoding:
- the usp47 gene encoding ubiquitin carboxyl-terminal hydrolase 47 isoform X1, whose product is MLKVLQNLMSGLKPKKSFQLISPSQGKFWSCRQSIFDEMKKKFSQIENAADEPRVLCIIQDTTSAKSVNEKLTFNLPASTPLRKLFEDVASKAGYVNGTFDLTWGSGTDMAPLDHSSDSSLAESGFEPGKKNFLHLTDKDGEQPQIASDESGTADSSGLDDSSQDRFIGPLPRDCTVGCSSDYSSPSYSYSSILSKSETGYVGLVNQAMTCYLNSLLQTLFMTPEFRNALYNWEFEESEEDPVTSIPYQLQRLFVLLQTSKKRAIETTDVTRSFGWDSSEAWQQHDVQELCRVMFDALEQKWKQTEQADLINQLYQGKLKDYVRCLECGYESWRIDTYLDIPLVIRPYGSNQAFGSVEEALQAFIQPETLDGPNQYFCERCKKKCDARKGLRFLHFPYLLTLQLKRFDFDYTTMHRIKLNDRMTFPEELDMSPFIDVEDEKSPQTESCTDSGAENEGSCHSDQMSNDFSNDDGVDEGICLENTSSTERSLKSKSSLTFELFSVMVHSGSAAGGHYYACIKSFSDGQWYSFNDQHVSKITQDDIRKTYGGTSGTRGYYSSAFASSTNAYMLIYRLKDPSRNAKYLEVQDFPAHITRLVQKEKDLEEQEKKQREIERNTCKIKLFCMHPVKMLMMENRLEVHKDKTLKEAVEIAYKLMDLDGIVPLNCCRLVKYDEFHEYLERSYEGEEDTPMGLLLGGVKSSYMFDLLLETRRPEQVFQPYKPGEVMVKVHVVDLKTEVIASPVSVRAYLNQTVTEFKQLISQATGLSAETMRIVLERCYNDLRLLYVPNKTLKAEGFFRSNKVFVESSDSTDHQVTFTDSLLWKLLDRHGNTIRLFVSLPEQSPGSHASRTLCQKGGGDSGHLEDNFEMVKGNRKSVEAILEESTEKLKNLSLQQQQGGGNGDSLKSSDASDFEHIESPSQEADSSMSVDNRELENRIQTSDPENNFQSEERSDSDINNDRSTSSVDSDILSSSHSSDTLCNADNAPIPLANGLDSHSITCSRRSKANEGKKETWDTAEEDSGTDSEYDENGKNKGETQYMYFRAEPYSADESSGERQKCLLVHVDKRITLVAFKQNLEPFVGVPSSQFKVFRVYANNQEFESVRLNETLSSFSDDNKITIRLGRALKKGEYRVKVYQLLVNDPEPCKFLVDAVFAKGMTVRQSKEELLPQLRDLCRLDLSIDRFRLRKKTWKNPGTVFLDYHVYEEDINISSNWEVFLEVLDEPERMKSMSQLAVLTRRWSPAQMKLEPFREAVLESSSVDELKEKLSEISGIPLENVEFAKGRGTFPCDISVLEIHQDLDWNPKVSTLNVWPLYICDDGAVVFYRDKSEELMELSDEERNELMKKESSRLLKTGHRVNYSPRKEKALKIYLDGAPNKDSGQD